From the Rhodoferax sp. WC2427 genome, one window contains:
- a CDS encoding molybdopterin-dependent oxidoreductase, whose product MLRQPILFSIALVAGLLAGVSMPASALAPAAGKTVLSVTGLVGEKNTDTAAVFDMAMLEKLPQQTFTTHTPWDKQPVTFTGPLLRDVLAAVKASGTQLKAMALNDYQTTIPMEDAQRFDVIVAYKLNGQAIPVKTKGPLFIVYPFDSKTELQTTRYYERSAWQLKSIKIE is encoded by the coding sequence ATGTTGCGTCAACCCATTCTTTTCTCCATCGCCCTCGTTGCCGGACTGCTGGCAGGGGTGTCCATGCCTGCATCTGCGCTGGCACCGGCAGCAGGAAAGACGGTCCTGAGTGTTACCGGCTTGGTGGGTGAAAAAAATACGGATACCGCTGCAGTGTTCGACATGGCCATGCTGGAAAAACTACCCCAGCAGACCTTCACCACCCATACCCCATGGGACAAGCAGCCCGTGACCTTCACCGGACCGCTGTTGCGCGATGTGCTGGCGGCGGTCAAGGCCAGTGGCACCCAGCTCAAGGCCATGGCCCTCAACGATTACCAAACCACGATCCCCATGGAAGATGCGCAGCGGTTTGACGTCATCGTGGCCTACAAGCTCAACGGACAGGCTATTCCCGTCAAGACCAAGGGGCCGCTGTTCATCGTTTACCCGTTTGATTCCAAAACAGAACTCCAAACCACCCGCTACTATGAGCGTTCGGCCTGGCAACTTAAATCCATCAAAATCGAATAA
- the infB gene encoding translation initiation factor IF-2: MSTTTVAEFAAELKKSPETLLEQLRGAGVPKAATSDVLSESDKQRLLGFLQASHGTATLERKKITLVKKSTSEIKQADSTGRARTIQVEVRKKRTFIKREDGQDGVIEGAAESEVEVDVPASNGAEEAELARREEEASRQAELMRRQEEELIEKRRLREEQEARDASARAVAEQAAADAAAKAAAAAQAEQQKAAAPTTPAPGLSAVGQNINAAADAAAAAKVQAQNDARAKVAADSKARADEEAARVVDLGDRRRKAEAEAAAIRLMMSTPKKVLVAHKKVEEPKPVVKPPVADAAKAAAMKGTLHKPAAGAAPAKPAPGAPAAPGAGKEVKSAKLSSSWADPAKKKPLPTRGDSSGGVGRGNWRGGPRGRRGSNDRDQRDDNMSQAPVEARTIEVHVPETITVAELAHKMAVKASEVIKHLMKLGQMVSINQPLDQDTAMILVEEMGHKAVVAALDDPEAFTAEEVQQQVSESLPRAPVVTVMGHVDHGKTSLLDYIRRAKVASGEAGGITQHIGAYHVETPRGMVSFLDTPGHEAFTAMRARGAQATDIVILVVAADDGVMPQTKEAIKHAKAAGVPIVVAINKIDKPDSNPERVKNELVIEDVIPEDFGGSSPFVSVSAKTGFGIDELLEQVLLQAEVLELKAPVDAMAKGLVIEARLDKGKGPVATVLVQSGTLKTGDIVLAGSTYGRVRAMLDENGKPSKSAGPSIPVEIQGLTEVPQAGDEFMVLPDERRAREIATYRAGKFRNTKLAKLQAAKLETMFTDITAGEVKMLPIIVKADVQGSQEALAQSLLKLSTDEVKVQMVYTAVGAISESDINLAIASKAIVIGFNVRADAGARKLAENNAVDVKYYNIIYDAVDELKSAMAGMLAPEQREEIIGMAEIRTVFVASKIGTVAGCMVTTGSVNRSARFRLLRENIVIYTGEIDSLKRVKDDVREVREGFECGIKLKNYNDIAVGDQLEFFEIKEIARTL, encoded by the coding sequence ATGTCCACTACTACCGTCGCCGAGTTTGCTGCTGAACTCAAAAAATCTCCCGAAACCCTGCTGGAACAGCTCCGCGGGGCCGGTGTGCCGAAAGCCGCTACGTCCGATGTCCTGAGCGAATCGGACAAGCAGCGCCTGCTGGGCTTTTTGCAGGCCAGCCATGGCACTGCCACACTGGAACGCAAGAAGATCACCCTGGTGAAGAAATCCACCAGCGAAATCAAACAGGCCGATTCCACGGGCCGAGCCCGTACCATCCAGGTGGAAGTGCGCAAGAAGCGTACTTTCATCAAGCGTGAAGACGGCCAGGACGGTGTCATCGAAGGCGCCGCCGAGTCCGAAGTCGAAGTCGATGTGCCCGCCAGCAACGGTGCCGAAGAAGCCGAATTGGCCCGCCGCGAAGAAGAAGCCAGCCGCCAGGCCGAGTTGATGCGCCGCCAGGAAGAAGAATTGATCGAAAAACGCCGTCTGCGCGAAGAGCAGGAAGCCCGCGATGCGAGCGCACGCGCCGTCGCAGAACAAGCCGCTGCTGACGCTGCCGCCAAAGCCGCTGCTGCTGCCCAGGCCGAGCAGCAAAAGGCCGCTGCACCCACCACACCCGCACCCGGCTTGTCGGCTGTCGGTCAGAACATCAACGCTGCCGCCGATGCCGCTGCCGCGGCCAAAGTGCAGGCGCAAAACGATGCCCGCGCCAAAGTGGCAGCCGACTCCAAGGCCCGCGCCGACGAAGAAGCGGCCCGCGTGGTGGACCTGGGCGATCGCCGCCGCAAGGCCGAAGCCGAAGCCGCTGCCATCCGCTTGATGATGTCCACGCCGAAGAAGGTGTTGGTTGCCCACAAGAAGGTGGAAGAGCCCAAGCCGGTCGTGAAGCCCCCTGTGGCCGATGCTGCCAAGGCTGCTGCCATGAAGGGCACGCTGCACAAGCCAGCCGCCGGTGCAGCTCCGGCCAAACCCGCTCCCGGCGCTCCCGCAGCGCCCGGTGCTGGCAAGGAAGTTAAATCCGCCAAGTTGTCCAGCAGCTGGGCCGATCCTGCCAAGAAGAAACCCCTGCCCACCCGTGGCGACTCCAGCGGTGGCGTCGGCCGTGGCAACTGGCGCGGAGGCCCGCGTGGCCGCCGTGGCAGCAATGACCGCGACCAGCGCGACGACAACATGTCGCAGGCACCGGTGGAAGCGCGCACGATCGAAGTGCACGTGCCCGAAACCATCACCGTGGCTGAACTCGCCCACAAGATGGCAGTCAAGGCCTCCGAGGTGATCAAACACCTGATGAAGCTGGGCCAGATGGTCTCCATCAACCAGCCGCTAGACCAAGACACGGCCATGATTCTGGTCGAAGAAATGGGCCACAAAGCCGTTGTGGCTGCGCTGGACGATCCAGAAGCGTTTACCGCCGAAGAAGTGCAACAGCAAGTGTCTGAATCCTTGCCGCGCGCTCCGGTGGTCACCGTCATGGGCCACGTCGACCACGGTAAAACCTCGCTGCTGGATTACATCCGCCGCGCCAAGGTGGCATCCGGTGAAGCCGGTGGCATTACCCAGCACATTGGTGCCTACCACGTGGAAACTCCGCGCGGTATGGTCTCCTTCCTGGATACCCCGGGCCACGAAGCGTTTACCGCCATGCGTGCCCGTGGTGCCCAGGCAACCGACATCGTGATTCTGGTGGTGGCTGCCGACGACGGCGTAATGCCGCAAACCAAGGAAGCCATCAAGCACGCTAAAGCGGCGGGTGTGCCCATCGTGGTGGCGATCAACAAGATCGACAAGCCCGACTCCAACCCCGAGCGCGTCAAGAACGAGCTGGTGATCGAAGACGTGATCCCCGAAGACTTCGGTGGCAGCTCGCCTTTCGTCTCCGTCTCGGCCAAAACCGGTTTTGGTATCGACGAGCTGCTGGAGCAGGTGCTGTTGCAAGCCGAAGTGCTGGAACTGAAGGCACCCGTCGATGCCATGGCCAAGGGCCTGGTGATCGAAGCGCGTCTGGACAAGGGCAAGGGCCCGGTGGCCACCGTGCTGGTGCAGTCGGGTACCTTGAAGACCGGCGACATCGTGCTGGCTGGCTCCACCTATGGCCGCGTGCGTGCCATGCTGGACGAGAACGGCAAGCCGTCCAAGTCCGCAGGTCCGTCGATCCCGGTGGAAATCCAGGGTCTGACCGAAGTGCCCCAGGCCGGTGATGAATTCATGGTCTTGCCCGACGAACGCCGGGCCCGTGAAATCGCCACCTACCGTGCCGGCAAGTTCCGCAACACCAAGCTGGCCAAGCTGCAAGCCGCCAAGCTGGAAACCATGTTCACCGACATCACGGCGGGCGAGGTCAAGATGCTGCCGATCATCGTCAAGGCCGACGTGCAGGGTTCGCAAGAGGCTTTGGCCCAGTCGCTGCTCAAGCTGTCGACCGACGAAGTCAAGGTGCAGATGGTCTACACGGCGGTCGGTGCCATCAGCGAGTCCGACATCAATCTGGCGATTGCCTCCAAGGCCATCGTGATCGGCTTCAACGTGCGGGCCGATGCCGGTGCGCGCAAACTGGCCGAGAACAATGCCGTGGACGTGAAGTACTACAACATCATTTACGACGCAGTCGATGAGTTGAAGTCCGCCATGGCCGGCATGCTGGCTCCCGAGCAGCGCGAAGAAATCATCGGTATGGCCGAGATCCGCACGGTGTTCGTGGCGTCCAAAATTGGTACGGTGGCAGGCTGTATGGTCACTACTGGCTCGGTCAACCGCAGTGCACGCTTCCGCTTGCTGCGCGAAAACATCGTCATCTACACCGGTGAAATTGATTCGCTCAAGCGTGTCAAGGACGATGTGCGCGAAGTCCGCGAGGGCTTCGAGTGCGGTATCAAGCTCAAGAATTACAACGACATCGCCGTCGGCGACCAGTTGGAATTCTTTGAGATCAAAGAAATCGCCCGTACGCTGTAA
- the nusA gene encoding transcription termination factor NusA — MNREMLMLVDAISREKNVERDVVFGAVESALAQATKKLYQGEVDIRVALDRDSGNYETFRRWLVVPDSAGLQNPEAEELVSDVRDDIPDIEEGDYIEKPIESLPIGRIGAMAAKQVILQKIRDAEREMLLNDFMSRGDKIFVGTVKRMDKGDIIVESGRVEGRLRRSEMIPKENLRTGDRVRAMIMEVDLTLRGAPIILSRSSPAYMVELFRQEVPEIEQGLLEIKSCARDPGSRAKIAVLSHDKRVDPIGTCVGVRGTRVNGVTNELAGERVDIVLWSEDPAQFVIGALAPANVSSIVVDEERHAMDVVVDEENLAIAIGRGGQNVRLAAELTGWKINIMDAAESAQKQATETDSSRKLFMEKLDVDEEMADILIHEGFTSLEEIAYVPLQEMLDIESFDEDTVHELRSRAKDVLLTMEIALEENAEAAEPVSQDLNDLEGLTPELIAKLQAGGIHTRDDLADLAGDELSEITGQSEDEATTLIMKARAHWFTNDAASQE; from the coding sequence ATGAATCGCGAAATGTTGATGTTGGTAGATGCCATTTCACGTGAGAAGAACGTGGAGCGGGATGTTGTTTTTGGCGCGGTGGAGTCGGCTTTGGCGCAGGCCACCAAAAAGCTGTACCAGGGCGAAGTGGATATCCGCGTCGCCCTCGACCGTGACAGCGGCAACTACGAAACCTTCCGCCGCTGGCTGGTGGTACCAGACTCTGCCGGTTTGCAAAACCCCGAGGCAGAAGAGCTGGTGTCGGACGTGCGCGACGATATTCCTGACATCGAAGAAGGCGACTACATCGAGAAACCGATCGAGTCGCTGCCGATAGGCCGCATTGGTGCCATGGCCGCCAAGCAGGTCATTCTGCAAAAAATCCGCGATGCCGAGCGCGAAATGCTGCTCAACGACTTCATGAGCCGTGGCGACAAGATCTTTGTCGGCACCGTCAAGCGCATGGACAAGGGCGACATCATTGTCGAAAGCGGCCGCGTCGAAGGCCGCCTGCGCCGCAGCGAGATGATCCCCAAGGAAAATCTGCGCACCGGTGACCGCGTCCGCGCCATGATCATGGAAGTGGACCTGACCCTGCGTGGCGCACCTATCATCCTGTCGCGCAGCTCGCCAGCCTACATGGTCGAGCTGTTCCGCCAGGAAGTGCCCGAAATCGAGCAAGGCCTGCTGGAGATCAAATCCTGCGCCCGTGACCCGGGTTCGCGCGCCAAGATCGCGGTGCTGTCGCACGACAAGCGCGTCGACCCCATCGGCACCTGCGTCGGCGTGCGCGGCACCCGTGTCAACGGCGTCACCAACGAGCTTGCCGGTGAACGCGTGGATATCGTGCTGTGGAGCGAAGACCCGGCCCAGTTCGTGATCGGTGCCCTGGCCCCGGCCAATGTGTCGTCCATCGTGGTGGACGAAGAGCGCCATGCCATGGACGTGGTGGTCGATGAAGAAAACCTGGCGATCGCGATTGGCCGCGGCGGACAGAACGTGCGCCTCGCCGCCGAGCTGACCGGCTGGAAGATCAACATCATGGACGCGGCCGAATCGGCCCAGAAGCAGGCCACCGAAACCGACTCCAGCCGCAAGCTGTTCATGGAAAAGCTCGATGTCGACGAGGAAATGGCCGACATCCTGATCCACGAAGGCTTCACCAGCCTGGAAGAAATCGCCTACGTGCCGCTGCAGGAAATGTTGGACATCGAAAGCTTCGACGAAGACACCGTGCATGAACTGCGTTCGCGTGCCAAAGACGTGCTGCTGACCATGGAAATTGCCCTGGAAGAAAACGCCGAAGCGGCCGAACCGGTCTCGCAAGACCTGAACGACCTCGAAGGCCTGACCCCCGAACTGATCGCCAAGCTGCAAGCTGGCGGCATCCACACACGCGACGATCTGGCCGACTTGGCCGGTGATGAGCTCTCCGAAATTACCGGCCAGTCTGAGGACGAGGCCACGACCTTGATCATGAAAGCGCGCGCACATTGGTTTACCAATGACGCCGCTTCTCAAGAGTAA
- the typA gene encoding translational GTPase TypA: MSIKQIRNIAIIAHVDHGKTTMVDQLLRQSGTFAEHEKVVDTVMDNNAIEKERGITILAKNCAVTWEGTHINIVDTPGHADFGGEVERALSMVDGVVLLIDAQEGPMPQTRFVTKKALALGLKPILVVNKVDKPGARPDFVVNAAFDLFDKLGATDEQLDFPVVYASGINGWSSLVEGEQGEQWGPDMSALFNTVLQHVPAQKGDPAAPLQLQISALDFSTFVGRIGVGRISQGTVRPMMDVVVMEGPDGKAVKGRVNQVLTFQGLERVQATEAGPGEIVLINGLTDIGIGVTITDPTNPAPLPMLKVDEPTLTMNFCVNTSPLAGREGKYVTSRQIWDRLQKELQHNVALRVKETDEEGIFEVMGRGELHLTILLENMRREGYELAVSKPRVVMKEVNGEKYEPIELVTADIEDQHQGGVMQALGERKGELVNMEPDGRGRVRLEYRIPARGLIGFTNEFLNLTRGSGLISNIFDCYEPHKGEIGGRKNGVLISMDAGEIFTYALGKLDDRGRMFVRANDPVYEGMIVGIHSRDNDLVVNATRTKQLTNFRVSGKEDAIKITPPIECTLEYGVEFIEDDELVEITPKSIRLRKRYLTESERKRAGR, translated from the coding sequence ATGAGCATTAAACAAATTCGCAATATCGCGATCATCGCCCACGTTGACCATGGCAAAACCACCATGGTCGACCAGTTGTTGCGCCAGTCCGGCACCTTTGCCGAACACGAAAAAGTCGTGGACACCGTGATGGACAACAACGCGATTGAAAAAGAGCGTGGTATTACCATTCTGGCCAAGAACTGCGCCGTGACCTGGGAAGGCACGCACATCAACATCGTCGACACCCCCGGCCACGCCGACTTCGGCGGCGAAGTGGAACGTGCTCTGAGCATGGTCGATGGCGTGGTGCTGTTGATCGATGCGCAAGAAGGCCCCATGCCCCAGACCCGTTTCGTGACCAAGAAGGCCCTGGCCTTGGGTCTGAAGCCGATTCTGGTGGTGAACAAGGTGGACAAGCCCGGTGCGCGCCCCGACTTCGTGGTCAACGCCGCGTTTGATCTGTTCGACAAACTCGGTGCTACCGACGAACAACTCGACTTCCCCGTAGTCTACGCCTCCGGTATCAACGGCTGGTCGTCGCTGGTTGAAGGCGAGCAGGGTGAGCAGTGGGGCCCCGACATGTCGGCTCTGTTCAACACCGTGCTGCAACACGTGCCCGCCCAAAAGGGCGACCCTGCAGCCCCGCTGCAATTGCAGATTTCTGCGCTCGACTTCTCCACCTTCGTGGGTCGTATCGGCGTGGGCCGCATCAGCCAGGGCACCGTCAGGCCCATGATGGACGTAGTGGTCATGGAAGGCCCGGACGGCAAGGCCGTCAAGGGCCGTGTCAACCAGGTACTGACGTTCCAAGGCCTGGAACGTGTGCAGGCCACCGAAGCGGGCCCCGGCGAGATCGTGCTGATCAACGGCCTGACTGACATCGGTATCGGCGTGACCATCACCGACCCGACCAACCCCGCACCGCTGCCGATGCTGAAGGTCGACGAGCCTACCCTGACGATGAACTTCTGCGTCAACACCAGCCCCCTGGCCGGTCGCGAAGGCAAGTACGTCACCAGCCGCCAGATCTGGGACCGCCTGCAAAAAGAACTGCAACACAACGTGGCGTTGCGCGTCAAGGAAACCGACGAAGAAGGTATCTTCGAAGTCATGGGCCGCGGCGAACTGCACTTGACCATTTTGTTGGAAAACATGCGCCGCGAAGGCTACGAACTGGCGGTTTCCAAGCCCCGCGTGGTGATGAAGGAAGTCAACGGCGAAAAGTACGAGCCTATCGAGTTGGTGACTGCCGACATCGAAGACCAGCACCAGGGCGGCGTGATGCAGGCACTGGGCGAGCGCAAGGGCGAACTCGTCAACATGGAGCCGGATGGCCGTGGCCGTGTGCGCCTCGAATACCGTATTCCGGCCCGTGGCCTGATCGGTTTCACCAACGAGTTCCTGAACTTGACGCGCGGTTCCGGTTTGATCTCCAACATCTTCGACTGCTACGAGCCACACAAGGGCGAGATCGGTGGCCGCAAGAATGGCGTGCTGATCTCCATGGACGCAGGCGAAATTTTCACCTACGCCCTGGGCAAGCTGGACGACCGTGGCCGCATGTTCGTGCGTGCCAACGACCCCGTGTACGAAGGCATGATTGTGGGTATCCACAGCCGTGACAACGATCTGGTGGTCAACGCCACGCGTACCAAGCAGCTGACCAACTTCCGCGTGTCCGGCAAGGAAGACGCCATCAAGATCACGCCCCCGATCGAATGCACGCTGGAATACGGTGTGGAGTTCATCGAGGACGACGAGTTGGTCGAAATCACGCCCAAGTCGATCCGTCTGCGCAAGCGTTACCTGACCGAAAGCGAGCGCAAGCGCGCTGGTCGCTAA
- the truB gene encoding tRNA pseudouridine(55) synthase TruB yields the protein MTATPRVRVARRPVHGVLLLDKPLGLSSNDALQKVKWLLRGEKAGHTGTLDPLATGVLPLCFGAATKFSQLHLDADKTYLATARLGVKTSTGDAEGDVIETRAVAVTQAQIDAVVPRFTGPIRQVPPMYSALKRDGKPLYEYARAGIEVERPARDVEIFELKVALVPAESAQAAIEIVAKCSKGTYIRTLGEDIGEALGCGAHLTALRRIATGDFVIGQCVTLAALEAMTEDERLACLLPVDALLAQHRRVTLDAQNAGRFLSGVRRRGDWPDDDRVAVYGDTPPTLLGVAQIKGGELIPGRLLSPLDIGQILAQAQKAESPSL from the coding sequence ATGACCGCAACGCCACGTGTACGGGTTGCCAGGCGCCCCGTGCACGGGGTGCTGTTGCTGGACAAGCCTTTGGGCCTGTCGAGCAACGACGCGCTGCAAAAAGTCAAATGGCTGCTGCGCGGTGAGAAGGCCGGCCACACCGGCACGCTGGACCCACTGGCCACTGGCGTGTTGCCGCTGTGTTTTGGGGCCGCCACCAAGTTCAGCCAGCTGCACCTGGATGCCGACAAAACCTACCTGGCTACGGCCCGGTTGGGCGTGAAGACCAGTACCGGCGATGCCGAGGGCGATGTGATCGAGACCCGTGCGGTGGCGGTGACGCAGGCGCAGATCGATGCGGTCGTGCCGCGTTTTACCGGGCCCATCCGGCAGGTGCCGCCGATGTACAGCGCCTTGAAGCGCGACGGCAAGCCCTTGTATGAATATGCGCGGGCAGGAATCGAGGTTGAGCGGCCAGCGCGGGACGTCGAGATATTTGAGCTAAAAGTGGCTTTAGTGCCCGCGGAATCGGCGCAAGCAGCTATTGAAATAGTAGCAAAGTGCTCGAAGGGTACCTACATCCGCACTTTGGGTGAGGACATTGGCGAGGCCCTCGGATGCGGTGCGCACTTGACGGCCTTGCGCCGCATTGCCACCGGCGATTTTGTGATTGGCCAGTGTGTGACGCTGGCTGCATTGGAAGCCATGACCGAAGACGAGCGGCTGGCGTGTTTGCTGCCGGTGGATGCGCTGCTGGCGCAGCACCGCCGTGTCACGCTGGATGCACAGAATGCAGGGCGGTTCCTCAGTGGCGTGCGCCGCCGGGGTGACTGGCCCGACGATGACCGCGTGGCGGTCTACGGAGATACACCTCCGACCTTGCTGGGTGTTGCCCAGATCAAGGGCGGTGAATTGATACCAGGGCGACTGCTAAGCCCGCTGGATATTGGTCAGATTTTGGCCCAGGCGCAAAAAGCAGAGAGCCCCAGCCTTTAG
- the rimP gene encoding ribosome maturation factor RimP: MALQEIVEQTVTGFGYDLVEIDRSAGGLLRITIDHPWVAGAPEQFINVEDCEKVTRQLQFALEVDGVEYKRLEVSSPGIDRPLRNTTDFQRFVGYVIDVNLKVAIGVAAEGKVNANRKKFRGTLEAVAAVGSAAPSWQIVWSDEPEPKPGVRVSKKRVPAPLQAMGFTLDEIRDARLAPIVSFHGRNAKDTGVAPE, from the coding sequence GTGGCGTTACAAGAAATCGTTGAACAAACCGTAACCGGATTCGGTTACGACCTCGTAGAGATCGACCGCTCTGCCGGTGGTTTGCTGCGCATCACGATCGACCATCCCTGGGTCGCTGGCGCACCCGAGCAGTTCATCAACGTCGAAGACTGCGAAAAAGTCACCCGCCAGCTCCAGTTTGCACTGGAAGTCGATGGCGTGGAATACAAGCGGCTGGAGGTGTCCTCGCCCGGTATCGACCGCCCCCTGCGCAACACCACAGATTTTCAGCGTTTCGTCGGCTATGTGATCGATGTAAACCTCAAGGTGGCCATTGGCGTTGCCGCAGAAGGCAAGGTCAACGCCAACCGTAAAAAATTTCGCGGCACGCTGGAAGCCGTGGCGGCTGTCGGCAGTGCGGCCCCCAGCTGGCAAATTGTCTGGAGCGACGAGCCCGAGCCCAAGCCGGGGGTGCGCGTCAGCAAGAAGCGCGTTCCCGCGCCTTTGCAGGCCATGGGGTTCACGCTGGACGAGATCCGCGATGCCCGGCTGGCCCCCATCGTAAGTTTCCATGGTCGCAACGCAAAAGACACGGGTGTTGCGCCCGAATGA
- the rbfA gene encoding 30S ribosome-binding factor RbfA yields the protein MVKRKAAAPNRSLKVADQIQRDLTELIARELKDPRVGMVTIQGVEVTPDYAHAKVFFSVLTGNPDECTEGLNQAAGFLRSGLFKRLHIHTVPTLHFHYDRTTEKASDMNALIARAVASRSQED from the coding sequence ATGGTCAAACGCAAGGCCGCTGCGCCCAACCGCAGCCTCAAAGTCGCCGACCAGATCCAGCGGGATCTGACCGAGCTGATCGCCCGCGAGTTGAAAGACCCGCGGGTAGGCATGGTGACCATCCAGGGGGTGGAAGTCACGCCCGACTACGCGCACGCCAAGGTGTTTTTCAGTGTGCTGACCGGCAACCCGGACGAATGCACCGAAGGTTTGAACCAGGCCGCAGGTTTCCTGCGCTCGGGTTTGTTCAAGCGGCTGCACATCCACACCGTGCCCACCTTGCACTTCCACTACGACCGGACCACCGAGAAAGCCTCGGACATGAACGCGCTGATTGCGCGGGCCGTGGCGTCCCGGTCCCAGGAAGACTAG